Proteins from a genomic interval of Croceicoccus naphthovorans:
- the mraY gene encoding phospho-N-acetylmuramoyl-pentapeptide-transferase, protein MLYLIAQFFEFEGLANLIRYQSFRAGACLLTALTIGMVIGPRFIDMLRVRQGKGQPIRADGPQTHLAKRGTPTMGGLMIITSVLISMLLWMDLNSWMVWACIAVTIGFGAIGFFDDYDKVTKRSHKGVSGKVRLMFEFAVAGLAAWLVVDDTNLYLPFLTFGIPMGPVYYVFAAFVIVGAGNAVNLTDGLDGLAIMPVIIASGTFAIIAYLVGRADYSEYLGIPYVENAGELAILCAAIIGAGLAFLWFNAPPAAVFMGDTGSLALGGALGVIAVAAHHEVVLAIVGGLFVLEAVSVIVQVFWFKRTGKRIFRMAPIHHHFEQKGWAESTVVIRFWIVAIVLAVIGLATLKVR, encoded by the coding sequence ATGCTTTACCTGATCGCCCAGTTTTTCGAATTTGAAGGACTGGCCAACCTGATCCGTTACCAAAGCTTTCGGGCGGGGGCCTGCCTGTTGACGGCGCTCACCATCGGCATGGTGATCGGTCCGCGCTTTATCGACATGCTGCGCGTGCGGCAGGGCAAGGGCCAGCCGATCCGCGCCGACGGGCCGCAGACGCACCTTGCCAAGCGCGGCACGCCGACGATGGGCGGGTTGATGATCATCACTTCGGTGTTGATTTCGATGCTGTTGTGGATGGACCTTAACAGCTGGATGGTCTGGGCCTGCATCGCCGTCACCATCGGGTTTGGTGCGATCGGCTTCTTCGACGATTACGACAAGGTGACGAAGCGCAGCCACAAGGGCGTTTCGGGCAAGGTGCGCCTGATGTTCGAATTCGCGGTAGCGGGTCTCGCCGCCTGGCTGGTGGTGGATGATACCAACCTCTACCTGCCGTTCCTGACCTTCGGCATCCCGATGGGGCCGGTCTATTACGTCTTCGCGGCCTTCGTGATCGTCGGCGCGGGCAATGCGGTGAACCTGACCGACGGGCTGGACGGGCTGGCCATCATGCCGGTCATCATCGCCAGCGGCACCTTTGCGATCATCGCCTATCTGGTCGGCCGGGCCGACTATTCGGAATACCTTGGCATTCCCTATGTCGAGAACGCGGGCGAACTGGCGATCCTGTGTGCCGCGATCATCGGCGCGGGCCTGGCTTTCCTGTGGTTCAACGCACCGCCCGCTGCCGTGTTCATGGGCGATACCGGGTCGCTGGCCCTTGGCGGGGCGCTGGGCGTTATCGCGGTGGCCGCGCATCATGAAGTCGTGCTGGCCATCGTCGGCGGGCTCTTCGTGCTGGAAGCGGTGTCGGTCATCGTGCAGGTGTTCTGGTTCAAGCGGACCGGCAAGCGAATCTTTCGCATGGCACCGATCCACCACCACTTCGAACAAAAGGGCTGGGCCGAAAGCACGGTTGTCATCCGGTTCTGGATCGTCGCCATCGTGTTGGCGGTCATCGGCCTTGCCACGCTGAAAGTGCGGTGA